ACATAAACTCTTCCATATGCTTAATACTCTCTTCCTGGTTTTCCTTCTTGGCCCTTTCGACGCTCCTCTCGAAACTCTCGATTTCCGTTTGTCTAATGGCGAAATGCTTCTCGCCCACTTTAAATATTTGCTCGCAATGTTCTTTGAATTGCTCTTGGTAGTGCTCGTACAGTTCGGTTACTTCTTCTCCGATCTCGAGCAGAGCTTTTCCTGCAAGCGAGTGAGGTTGGTTGCCTATAAAGCTTGATTATAAGGTATAGGCCATCTTCCTTACCTTCGTCATCGTTACGATACATTTCCTCGAACAATTTGCCCGAGTTTAAATGTTCCACGAACATTTTCGAGTGCATTTCCGCATCGGAAATTTCCTTTTCGATGGCGTCTCGTTTGACCTTCTCTTCTTCTTCGGCCCTCAGTAGAACCTTGAGGGAGTCTTCGAAAATTGCAGTCCCTCTTTCCCTCTCTTCAGGTTTAATCCTAAAACATGTTTTTCTCGTTTGTTAGTTAATAAAAACCCGCTTCGGTTCATATCATTATATCAATTCAATTCGAGAGCATTTTGACGTGATTTCACTTCTCGACAGACGTTTGATAACACTgatgtttttatataaagttttcttATATTAGTATATCCCTCAAGTAAACATCAGATCGagcgaattattttttatgccaTTCAGGAAAACAAATTATGGTCAGAACTCATTGGACGTTTTTAACAGGTCTCTTAGTACagtcaaaaatactttaaaacgaAATATTGTCTTTGAAAGTTTATGAGGCTAATGTAGAAATTTAGCATTAGAAGTATattctttatctttattttaagttaGTTAAGATAAGTGGATACTTTTTTGGGCTTGTAGCCTGTTGTATCCCTATATGGTccccaaataaataaataaataaataaggtgcTGTTGGTGCCGTACATTTTATATTCGTAATAGAATAAATTCGGTAGGAAAGCCGCCACATAAAGTCGAAATATTTCGTCTTCGGTGCACGGATTATCAGCCATATTAAGCGAGGTCAAGGCGGGAAATCTCCTAAAATAGTTCACGTTGCTCTTTTCGTATATTCGATTTTTTCCTGAAAGTTACGACAAATGAAAGTTGAATGTTGATGATTGATGAAGTTCCATGCTTACCTATGCTGAAAACGGTTAAATTTTTCTGCTTATCCATGTTCTCCACTGTCTCGATAAGGTTCTCGTAGAAACTCAATTTTTCCAGTTTGATTAAATTATCCAggttttcgatttttttaattttattaaaggataAGTCCAGTTCCTTAAGATGCACTAGGGtctctaaattttcaattttttctatgaaattATTGTTCAGGCTCAGTTTCACCAACGACTTCAATACCCACAGATGGTCTATCTTCAGGATGTACAAGTAGTCAAAACTGATTTGTTCCACTTCTTCCATGGGGATACCTTCTAGGCGAAGCAGACGTCCCACCTACAACAAGATTATATTCCACGAAAAGCAAGAAATTTCTGATCATTTACCTCTCCTTCAGGATATTGCAAATCGATACATTTCTGTATGAGGGCATTATCAATCACCCTGGGCTCTCTCTCTTTACAAGGGTTTAAcatgttttcaaaaaaagtccaGCTGTAACTGTCAATGTGCCGTACGTCAGCAGCGTTCCTGCGGC
The genomic region above belongs to Anthonomus grandis grandis chromosome 6, icAntGran1.3, whole genome shotgun sequence and contains:
- the LOC126738031 gene encoding dynein regulatory complex subunit 3-like, which encodes MLNPCKEREPRVIDNALIQKCIDLQYPEGEVGRLLRLEGIPMEEVEQISFDYLYILKIDHLWVLKSLVKLSLNNNFIEKIENLETLVHLKELDLSFNKIKKIENLDNLIKLEKLSFYENLIETVENMDKQKNLTVFSIGKNRIYEKSNVNYFRRFPALTSLNMADNPCTEDEIFRLYVAAFLPNLFYYEYKMIKPEERERGTAIFEDSLKVLLRAEEEEKVKRDAIEKEISDAEMHSKMFVEHLNSGKLFEEMYRNDDEGKALLEIGEEVTELYEHYQEQFKEHCEQIFKVGEKHFAIRQTEIESFERSVERAKKENQEESIKHMEEFMSTKESIFQGVKECKLQLHHDAIAEDVFEVQIDEFRISFQESMHKTWKNLMRLEVTLFEQIEEVNQTYGQIMGEMINTFIEEVQGIFTNIRAIEVTFSENLSDAAVRYMTAININPDEELPESLEDILYDRDTLTNAMAATHDSHMQAIDGREDVLVHRARGWLDNMLTDMTKHEIKRNRYKILEINHFLDIQREEFEDLTTDSIDLPEDDYYGF